In Debaryomyces hansenii CBS767 chromosome A complete sequence, a genomic segment contains:
- a CDS encoding DEHA2D13860p (similar to CA4796|IPF3380 Candida albicans IPF3380) — protein MKIHLKKKISDSFRIKKKYSNLYLDHLHILEFSIVCLHLILFDSLFLVMMRNDITDPINEKANPNSLSSKFAFPWAKSVNRTCMSGPIPEASNNGTNILDCCQLETDGQGSFVDNKGRKIVLKGINVDGASKFPCTPNLPSYAGNGSEPDNIFFEGEQVSFVGRPFPLEEAEVHFERIKSWGYNTIRYLITWEALEHFGPCKYDDDFIAYTIDMLRIINRVGGLYVFVETHQDVWSRFSGGSGAPMWTLHAAGLQPRRFAVTEAAILHNEERFHRQRNPDNYDRMVWTTNYKRLATLVMFTVFFSGEMFFPNCKINGENIQSYLQRHYFNSIKYFWKAVTSALPEMLENGSLVGFESMNEPSCGLLGYQNIEEFPCNQQLRVGTTPTVFQAMKLGMGLSCKIDVYKIAITGPQKNDFKIVDPMGERAWLMPEESKFYDDKYHWKRDPNWKIGECLFAQHGIWQWDEDIDFTELKNYSEHERLNISDNKCKVIIPDYFSKPNKNHNFSDKSMRDISLEYFCNNNFVDFYISFKATIRSVTPDCFLLIEPPVLEIPPKLKGDHRHIIDSKTVYAPHYYDGMSLLFKTWNDKYNVDTLGIMRGRYYNPVMGLVIGERSIRNCIKKQFLEMKRECEEHLGSIPILMSETGMPFDMDEKQAYCGGKYHSQTSALDAISNALEGSNMSHTYWCYTSINCHKWGDRWNNEDFSFWSPEDRIDCLKHDTNLSNDSAPNSKSNTPNSTRRSSVTGNNMFSLRLSSRRLSESMLKSKIRRQSLKLGDTISNSFTKLDLNGQNNNINNNNNGNENIKSNENNNAGENGDSSTESDTFNKDDAPKFNSKFSFDNKETGTSDIQSNQSSTLISSSTYNVKYRHYSNCYSSPDGVRAVSAVIRPYAIASVGTILNNEFHMKAGKFILTVKISKQDKQKKNIPTVIFVPKWHYPYLNYGDIELTSGYVKYNSHLQYLEWFHEDLTSESTTKNARNTEETIVIKNYSGRLEVPPPSGNLGQTGCPVT, from the coding sequence atgaaaattcacttaaaaaaaaagataagTGATAGTTTTCGCATTAAGAAAAAGTACctgaatttatatttggaTCATTTACACATCTTAGAATTTAGTATTGTATGCTTACATcttattctttttgataGCTTATTCCTTGTGATGATGAGAAATGATATTACGGATCctataaatgaaaaagcTAATCCAAATAGCTTATCGTCTAAATTTGCATTTCCGTGGGCTAAATCGGTTAACAGAACTTGCATGTCGGGACCAATACCAGAAGCGTCTAATAATGGCACAAATATCTTGGACTGTTGTCAGCTAGAAACTGATGGACAAGGTAGCTTTGTGGATAATAAAGGTAGAAAGATAGTTCTTAAGGGTATCAACGTGGATGGTGCACTGAAATTTCCATGTACCCCAAACTTACCAAGTTATGCCGGTAATGGAAGCGAGCCTGAcaatatattctttgaaGGGGAACAGGTACTGTTTGTTGGAAGACCATTTCCTCTTGAGGAGGCCGAGGTGCACtttgaaagaataaaatCGTGGGGatataatacaattagATATTTAATAACCTGGGAAGCATTGGAACATTTCGGGCCATGCaaatatgatgatgattttattgCATATACCATTGATATGCTTCGTATCATTAATAGGGTTGGGGGGCTTTACGTATTCGTTGAGACACATCAAGATGTCTGGTCAAGATTTAGTGGTGGAAGTGGTGCTCCTATGTGGACTTTACATGCGGCAGGTCTTCAACCACGTAGATTTGCAGTTACAGAGGCAgcaattcttcataatgAAGAGAGATTCCATAGACAAAGAAACCCAGATAATTATGATAGAATGGTTTGGACAACGAATTACAAAAGATTGGCGACATTGGTGATGTTTACGGTATTTTTTTCTGGGGAAATGTTTTTCCCTAATTGTAAGATAAACGGTGAAAATATTCAGCTGTACTTACAAAGAcattattttaattctattaaatACTTTTGGAAAGCCGTTACTCTGGCATTGCCAGAAATGCTTGAAAATGGAAGTTTGGTAGGATTTGAGCTGATGAATGAACCAAGCTGTGGTTTATTGggttatcaaaatattgagGAATTCCCTTGTAACCAGCAACTTCGTGTTGGAACTACGCCAACTGTTTTTCAAGCCATGAAGTTAGGGATGGGTCTTTCTTGTAAGATAGATGTTTATAAAATTGCTATTACGGGTCCCCAAAAgaatgatttcaaaatagtAGATCCAATGGGAGAGCGGGCTTGGTTAATGCctgaagaatcaaaattttatgaCGACAAGTACCATTGGAAAAGGGATCCTAATTGGAAAATAGGAGAGTGTCTATTTGCTCAACACGGCATATGGCAATGGGATGAGGATATTGATTTCACCGagttaaagaattattcagAACATGAGAGGTTGAATATTAGTGACAATAAGTGTAAAGTGATAATTCCTGATTATTTCAGCAAACCAAACAAAAATCATAATTTCAGTGATAAGAGCATGCGGGACATCAGTCTAGAATATttttgtaataataattttgttgaCTTTTATATCTCATTTAAAGCTACTATTCGTTCTGTTACACCAGATTGTTTCCTACTTATTGAGCCACCTGTTCTAGAAATTCCTCCAAAGTTAAAAGGTGACCATCGtcatattattgattcaaaaacaGTTTATGCCCCGCATTACTACGACGGTATGTCTCTCTTATTTAAGACTTGGAACGATAAATACAATGTCGATACGCTTGGAATTATGCGTGGTCGTTATTACAATCCAGTGATGGGGCTTGTTATTGGAGAAAGGTCAATTAGAAATTGCATCAAGAAACAATTTTTAGAAATGAAAAGAGAATGTGAAGAACATTTAGGTTCTATACCAATATTAATGTCAGAAACTGGCATGCCGTTTGACATGGATGAGAAACAAGCTTATTGCGGTGGAAAATATCATTCACAAACTTCTGCGTTAGATGCCATCTCCAACGCTCTAGAAGGCCTGAACATGTCACATACTTATTGGTGTTACACAAGTATTAATTGTCATAAGTGGGGAGATCGCTGGAATAATGAGGATTTTTCGTTCTGGTCGCCTGAAGATAGAATCGATTGCTTGAAGCATGATACTAATCTCAGCAATGATTCTGCCCCAAATTCAAAGTCAAATACACCTAATTCGACTAGAAGATCACTGGTTACAGGTAACAATATGTTTTCCTTGAGATTATCTTCTCGAAGACTCAGCGAATCTAtgttgaaatcaaaaattcgTCGTCAAAGTTTAAAACTTGGTGATACCATTAGTAATAGCTTTACCAAACTTGATCTCAATGGGCAGAACAACAACatcaataacaataataatggtaatgaaaatataaagagtaatgaaaataataatgctgGAGAAAACGGAGATAGCTCTACAGAATCTGATACCTTCAATAAGGATGATGCTCCAAAGTTTAATAGTAAGTTTTCGTTTGATAACAAAGAGACAGGGACATCAGATATCCAATCTAATCAATCATCTACCCTAATCAGTTCTAGTACTTATAATGTTAAATATAGACATTACAGTAACTGCTACTCCTCACCGGACGGTGTTAGAGCTGTTAGTGCAGTCATTAGACCGTATGCTATTGCTTCAGTAGGTACTATCTTGAACAATGAGTTTCATATGAAAGCTGGTAAATTCATTCTAACCGTTAAAATCAGTAAACAAGATAaacagaaaaaaaatatccCTACTGTTATTTTTGTTCCAAAATGGCACTATCCATATCTAAATTACGGCGATATAGAATTAACTTCAGGATATGTGAAGTACAATTCGCACTTGCAATATTTAGAATGGTTCCATGAAGACTTGACTTCCGAAAGCACTACAAAAAATGCACGCAACACTGAAGAAACTATAGTCATTAAGAATTACAGCGGTAGATTGGAAGTCCCTCCACCAAGCGGAAATTTAGGTCAGACTGGTTGCCCGGTCACATAA
- a CDS encoding DEHA2D13882p (similar to uniprot|P24384 Saccharomyces cerevisiae YER013W PRP22 pre-mRNA splicing factor ATP-dependent RNA helicase) — MSSDIRDKGKPLDGQLSELVTKHLGVSDKDFTLSKFVTSLYEQSATRNNVNRNSRLGGFIDVLKSNGAGDFPQEFVDEIFSLIDEYLYHVPVKEEPIDNVPNNRQGTDSKVFKSLNIPDKPVRWTEEDFANEYKDISKEEDTNTKVDVKLERNHNGNHERRYTVKDEPIEAGNVYKGYVSNITTYGAFIRLNDPKSFQSGLCHVSQISFDGRTRIQNPSDVLKLNQEIFVKVLSIEKPTSQVGRRLPREKISLSMRGIDQATGLDRSEEINQNAKEEREGRVRNTDEQSKQSNRGVKRRLTSPERWEIRQLIASGAMSAKDYPELLQDEDPNAAFRDDTTNDDNNDDDLEIDIELNHDEPAFLKGQTQSSVELAPVKIIKNPEGSLSRAAMNGSRLAKDIKEERLKEQREKEKQARQEKAKSKDSHDPLNRANNAQNTEIATTNEKTSNFISEWKKSQMDKNISYGKRTSLSIKEQRESLPIFPMRADLIKAVRENQFLVIVGETGSGKTTQIVQYLAEESLDKVEGEQKIIGCTQPRRVAAVSVAKRVAEEYGCKVGEDVGYTIRFEDKTSKDTRMKYMTDGMLQREALNDPLMSRYSVIMLDEAHERTIATDVLFTLLKKAVANNPNLKIIITSATLDANKFSNYFNSCPIVRIPGRTYPVDILYTREPEMDYLSSALDSVIQIHISEPEGDILVFLTGQEEIDTSCEALYERMKILGDTVPELIILPVYSALPSEMQSKIFEATPPGSRKVILATNIAETSITIDGIYYVVDPGFVKINAYDSKLGMDSLTISPISQAQANQRSGRAGRTGPGKCYRLYTESAFKTEMLPNTVPEIQRQNLSHTILMLKAMGINDLLNFEFMDPPPTNTMMNALQDLYTLSALDDDGYLTKLGRKMAEFPMEPALAKTLIISVDFGCSDEILTIVAMLSVQTVFYRPKDKQKQADQKKYRFHHQYGDHLTLLNVYRSWSLNGNNKQWCVENYIQDRSMKRAQEVRKQLVLIMSKYRHPIISCGPNIDRVRKALCAGFFKHSSKRDPQEGYKTLVEQTPVHLHPSSALFGKSPDYVIYHTLLLTSKEYMHCVTVIDAKWLLELAPGFFKKTDAAKLSEKRKNDKIVPLFDKFSKDKDSWRLSSQASIKKRALGNN, encoded by the coding sequence ATGTCTCTGGATATACGTGACAAGGGCAAACCACTTGATGGTCAATTGTCTGAATTAGTAACAAAGCATTTGGGAGTTTCAGATAAAGATTTTACTTTATCAAAGTTTGTTACTAGTTTATATGAACAATCGGCTACACGAAATAACGTTAACAGGAATTCTAGACTAGGAGGCTTTATTGATGTATTAAAGAGCAACGGAGCTGGAGACTTTCCACAGGAATTCGTAGATGAGATATTTCTgttaattgatgaatatttatatcacGTACCCGTTAAAGAAGAACCAATTGATAATGTACCCAACAATAGACAAGGGACCGATTCAAAAGTATTCAAAAGTTTAAATATTCCTGACAAACCAGTACGATGGactgaagaagattttgCGAATGAATACaaagatatttcaaaggaagaagataCAAATACGAAAGTGGATGTTAAACTCGAAAGAAATCATAATGGAAATCACGAAAGACGCTATACAGTGAAGGACGAGCCAATAGAAGCGGGAAATGTATATAAGGGATATGTAAGCAACATAACTACCTACGGGGCATTTATAAGATTAAACGACCCAAAATCATTTCAGTCTGGATTATGCCATGTTTCCCAAATCTCGTTTGATGGGAGAACAAGAATTCAAAACCCTTCAGATGTTTTAAAATTGAACCAAGAAATTTTTGTTAAGGTTTTGCTGATTGAAAAACCAACCTCTCAAGTTGGTAGAAGACTTCCTAGAGAAAAAATCAGCTTATCGATGAGAGGTATAGACCAAGCTACGGGATTAGATAGGAGCGAAGAAATCAACCAAAAtgcaaaagaagaaagagaaggtAGAGTACGAAACACTGACGAACAAAGTAAACAATCAAATAGAGGTGTCAAGAGAAGGTTAACTTCGCCTGAACGCTGGGAAATAAGACAATTAATAGCATCAGGCGCAATGTCTGCCAAAGACTATCCTGAATTATTACAAGATGAAGATCCAAATGCTGCATTTAGAGATGATACGactaatgatgataataatgatgatgatttagaaattGATATAGAGTTGAATCATGATGAACCTGCATTTTTAAAGGGCCAGACACAAAGTTCAGTAGAATTGGCCCCagttaaaattattaaaaaccCTGAGGGCTCACTTAGTAGAGCTGCAATGAATGGTTCGAGGCTAGCAAAAGACATTAAAGAAGAACGTTTGAAAGAGCAGCGAGAGAAGGAAAAGCAAGCAAGGCAGGAGAAAGCTAAGAGTAAAGATTCACACGATCCTTTAAATAGAGCAAATAATGCTCAAAATACAGAAATTGCAACAACTAATGAAAAGACTCTGAATTTTATATCAGAATGGAAGAAATCACAAATGGATAAAAATATATCGTATGGAAAACGAACCAGCctttcaataaaagaaCAAAGAGAATCATTACCTATATTCCCTATGAGAGCGGATTTAATAAAGGCTGTAAGAGAAAACCAATTCCTTGTAATTGTCGGTGAAACTGGATCGGGTAAAACTACTCAAATTGTACAATATTTGGCTGAAGAAAGCTTAGATAAAGTTGAAGGGGAGCAAAAGATTATTGGATGTACTCAACCTAGAAGAGTGGCCGCTGTTTCAGTTGCAAAAAGAGTCGCAGAAGAATATGGTTGCAAAGTAGGAGAAGATGTAGGATATACAATCAGATTCGAGGATAAAACGAGCAAGGATAcaagaatgaaatatatgacTGATGGGATGCTTCAAAGAGAAGCTTTAAACGATCCTCTCATGAGTAGATATTCTGTCATTATGTTAGATGAAGCTCATGAAAGAACTATTGCAACTGATGTTCTTTTcacattattgaaaaaagcTGTGGCCAATAAtccaaatttgaaaattattattacttcTGCAACACTTGATGCAAACAAGTTTTCAAACTATTTCAATAGCTGTCCAATTGTAAGGATTCCGGGAAGAACCTACCCAGTCGATATACTTTACACTAGAGAACCCGAAATGGACTATTTGTCGTCTGCTCTAGACTCAGTTATACAAATACATATATCTGAACCTGAGGGAGATATTTTGGTCTTTTTGACTGGGCAGGAGGAAATTGATACCAGTTGTGAGGCACTTTATGAAAGGATGAAGATTTTAGGAGATACAGTACCAGAACTAATTATTTTACCTGTTTATTCTGCGTTGCCATCTGAAATGCAAAGTAAGATATTTGAAGCAACTCCACCAGGTTCAAGAAAGGTTATTCTTGCTACAAATATTGCAGAAACATCGATCACCATTGATGGTATCTATTATGTTGTAGATCCTGGAtttgttaaaattaatgCATATGATTCCAAATTGGGTATGGACTCATTAACAATCTCTCCAATTTCCCAGGCACAAGCAAACCAGAGAAGTGGTAGAGCTGGGAGAACAGGGCCGGGGAAGTGCTATAGACTATACACTGAAAGTGCATTCAAGACTGAAATGTTGCCTAATACAGTTCCAGAAATTCAAAGACAGAATTTATCACATACAATTTTGATGTTGAAAGCAATGGGTATTAATGATCTATTGAATTTCGAGTTCATGGATCCTCCACCGACAAATACAATGATGAATGCTTTACAAGatttatatacattatCTGCGTTAGATGATGATGGCTACTTGACAAAATTGGGTAGAAAAATGGCTGAATTTCCTATGGAGCCTGCTTTGGCGAAGACTTTGATTATTTCAGTTGATTTTGGCTGTTCAGACGAAATATTGACTATCGTCGCAATGCTTTCAGTTCAGACAGTATTCTATAGACCTAAAGATAAACAGAAACAAGCAGaccagaagaaatatcgTTTCCACCATCAATATGGTGATCATTTAACTCTATTGAACGTTTATCGCTCTTGGAGCTTAAATGGTAACAATAAGCAATGGTGCGTCGAAAACTACATTCAAGATCGAAGTATGAAAAGAGCGCAAGAAGTCAGGAAGCAATTGGTACTAATTATGTCAAAATATCGACACCCTATAATTTCATGTGGTCCTAATATTGACAGGGTCAGAAAGGCACTATGTGCCGGCTTCTTCAAGCATTCTTCAAAGAGGGACCCACAAGAAGGATATAAAACTTTAGTTGAGCAAACTCCTGTTCATTTACACCCATCTTCTGCGTTATTCGGTAAAAGTCCAGATTACGTGATATATCATACTCTATTATTGACTTCGAAGGAGTACATGCACTGTGTAACTGTAATTGATGCGAAATGGTTGTTAGAACTTGCCCCAGgctttttcaagaaaaccGACGCAGCAAAACTTTCTGAAAAGAGGAAAAATGATAAGATTGTGCCGCTATTTGACAAATTTTCTAAAGACAAAGACTCTTGGAGATTGAGTAGTCAGGCTTCTATAAAAAAGAGAGCTTTAGGTAATAACtaa
- a CDS encoding DEHA2D13904p (highly similar to uniprot|P22141 Saccharomyces cerevisiae YER012W PRE1 20S proteasome beta-type subunit) → MDIILGIRVQDSTIIATSKAATRGISVLKDTDDKTRKLNTHNLVAFTGEAGDTVQFAEYIQANIQLHTMRENDVELSPKATASFVRNQLATSIRSRKPYQVNVLIGGYDVNNDQPSLNWIDYLGTQVELPYAAHGYAAFYCTSLLDRHYRKDMKFDEGLKLLKECLKELETRMPIDFKGCYIKVVDKEGIKVVE, encoded by the coding sequence ATGGATATTATTTTAGGTATCAGAGTACAAGACTCGACAATCATCGCCACATCGAAGGCAGCAACCAGAGGTATTTCAGTGTTGAAGGATACAGATGATAAGACCCGTAAATTGAACACCCACAACTTAGTTGCGTTCACAGGTGAGGCTGGTGACACCGTCCAGTTTGCAGAATACATCCAGGCTAACATTCAGTTACATACTATGCGTGAAAATGACGTTGAATTGAGTCCTAAGGCAACTGCATCGTTCGTTAGAAATCAATTGGCTACATCTATCAGATCGCGTAAACCATACCAGGTAAATGTGTTGATCGGTGGTTATGATGTGAATAACGATCAACCTAGTTTGAATTGGATAGACTACTTGGGTACGCAAGTGGAATTACCCTACGCAGCTCATGGATATGCTGCATTTTATTGTACATCCTTATTGGACAGACATTATAGAAAAGATATGAAATTTGACGAAGgattgaaattgttgaaggAATGCTTAAAGGAATTAGAAACCAGAATGCCAATTGATTTCAAGGGTTGTTATATTAAAGTAGTTGATAAAGAAGGTATCAAAGTGGTTGAGTAG
- a CDS encoding DEHA2D13926p (similar to uniprot|P38145 Saccharomyces cerevisiae YBR256C RIB5 Riboflavin synthase): MFTGLVEQVGTVLEYKDQDTSAAGGNGVSMTIGDCASILTDVHLGDSICTNGVCLTVTEFNKEQTQFKVGIAPETLRRSNLGDLKVDSKVNLERAVTSDVRMGGHVVQGHVDTVAEITKRVPDGNAITFTFRLRDKEYMSYIVEKGFIAIDGTSLTVTDVNYDTSEFSIMMVSYTQAKVIMPMKHEGATVNIEVDLTGKLIEKQIEINLANQIENENSALSKLISSIIDRKLSQLSK, from the coding sequence ATGTTTACTGGGTTAGTTGAACAAGTTGGTACGGTCCTTGAATACAAGGACCAAGATACCTCGGCAGCTGGAGGTAATGGTGTTTCCATGACTATTGGAGATTGCGCATCGATCTTGACTGATGTTCATTTAGGAGATTCGATTTGCACCAACGGGGTTTGCTTGACGGTGActgaattcaataaggaACAGACGCAATTCAAGGTCGGAATTGCTCCTGAAACTTTGAGAAGATCCAACCTTGGAGACTTGAAGGTGGACAGCAAAGTGAATTTGGAACGAGCCGTTACTAGTGATGTCCGGATGGGTGGACATGTTGTACAGGGACATGTAGATACGGTGGCCGAAATCACCAAGAGAGTGCCTGATGGCAATGCGATCACATTCACGTTCAGATTGAGAGATAAGGAGTATATGAGCTACATTGTGGAGAAGGGGTTCATTGCCATCGATGGAACGTCGTTGACGGTGACCGATGTCAACTACGATACGAGTGAATTTTCCATCATGATGGTCAGTTACACCCAGGCGAAGGTTATCATGCCCATGAAGCACGAAGGGGCCACTGTTAATATTGAGGTGGATTTGACTGGAAAGTTGATTGAAAAGCAGATCGAGATCAACTTGGCCAACCAGATCGAGAACGAAAATAGTGCTTTGAGCAAGTTAATTTCGTCTATCATTGATAGAAAGCTTTCCCAGCTTAGTAAGTAG
- a CDS encoding mitochondrial 37S ribosomal protein MRP2 (similar to uniprot|P10663 Saccharomyces cerevisiae YPR166C MRP2 Mitochondrial ribosomal protein of the small subunit), whose protein sequence is MPFRFPVQFELPKHCYVNGRVIKDQFKRLQYAEHEVTRNALRYIARNTELSARVRLEAQLQLTAMPKYTSYSQIKNRCVASGHAKSVLTDFKLNRVCLYQEVNMT, encoded by the coding sequence ATGCCATTCAGATTCCCAGTTCAATTCGAACTTCCTAAACACTGTTACGTGAATGGTAGAGTGATCAAGGatcaattcaaaagattaCAGTATGCCGAGCATGAGGTTACCAGAAATGCATTAAGATATATCGCCAGAAACACCGAATTACTGGCTAGGGTTAGATTGGAGGCACAGTTACAGTTAACAGCTATGCCTAAATACACTTCGTACAGTCAGATCAAGAATAGGTGTGTTGCATCGGGACATGCAAAGTCTGTGCTCACCGACTTTAAGCTCAACAGAGTATGTTTGTATCAGGAGGTTAATATGACATAG
- a CDS encoding DEHA2D13970p (similar to CA4788|CaSDH42 Candida albicans CaSDH42) — protein sequence MYYGYEARAFLPKRIFLSSSTDQTKHLLVETTETPVNCAIQLNMLQHFRPAPGALSIVRSRAVIKPSSIVRCISLKPDFSKFKKIEQPPGFIVGTVNEPYKPPGASFYEGGYHWTYERFIAISLVPLAMSPFIGGVEHPMIDSIFSIALLFHCHTGFKSCIIDYIPKRVYGIWYGLASKLLTFGTFVGMYGVYLLETESNGLFELIRSIWNS from the coding sequence ATGTATTATGGTTATGAAGCCCGCGCGTTCTTACCAAAACGAATTTTTTTGTCGTCTTCCACTGACCAAACTAAACACCTACTTGTAGAAACTACAGAAACACCAGTTAATTGTGCGATACAGTTAAACATGCTTCAACATTTTCGTCCCGCTCCAGGAGCACTTTCCATAGTCAGATCTCGTGCGGTCATAAAGCCATCATCAATAGTGAGATGCATCTCATTGAAGccagatttttcaaaatttaaaaagatAGAACAGCCACCAGGCTTTATTGTTGGTACTGTTAATGAGCCATATAAACCACCAGGAGCGTCATTCTATGAAGGTGGGTACCACTGGACTTATGAGCGTTTTATTGCTATCAGTTTAGTACCTTTAGCTATGTCCCCATTCATCGGAGGAGTTGAACATCCTATGATCGACTCAATATTTTCCATAGCTTTATTATTCCATTGTCACACCGGTTTCAAATCATGCATTATTGACTATATACCTAAGAGGGTCTACGGCATATGGTATGGTCTTGCAAGcaaattattaactttCGGTACATTCGTGGGTATGTACGGGGTATATCTCTTAGAAACAGAAAGCAACGGTTTATTCGAGTTAATCAGAAGCATTTGGAACAGTTAG
- a CDS encoding DEHA2D13992p (similar to CA4787|IPF3364 Candida albicans IPF3364): protein MSDTEDINYERRPEFNEGSERENVEPEQKPVDHHGLQTPGELEPQEEVVYVVNDEPAFNVTRALFIGNLRRPINAIDFQNYLKDLAAAGGDNIIERAWLNRTRTHGIVLVDKEEGAKYIRERLNGTKYPSEEEDARLKDEHDVREKENYEKQLQEYEEGEDKDSLPEPALPKEYSVERKSLYVDFIPVKAINQWIYEEDKGPRNGKWKIGYENKGDDILATHALLSGDFMPRYNQRHHHPKFGRGRGGGYRGGYGGPVYNRRGSGGYGYNGSGPKPYGVYPPRNGYDGQPRRGGYRGRRGGYYPNNGERSSYVPGDSNREERGRYSRTDSYQPRSEYRERSWEGSARTRSRSPL from the coding sequence ATGAGTGATACTGAAGATATCAATTACGAAAGAAGGCCGGAGTTCAACGAAGGCTCAGAAAGAGAAAATGTGGAACCTGAACAAAAGCCCGTAGACCATCATGGTTTGCAAACCCCAGGTGAGCTTGAGCCACAGGAAGAGGTTGTCTACGTAGTTAATGACGAACCTGCGTTCAATGTTACGAGGGCATTGTTTATTGGTAATTTACGTCGGCCAATAAATGCAATTGACTTTCAGAATTACTTGAAGGATTTGGCAGCAGCTGGTGGTGATAATATCATTGAGAGAGCATGGTTGAATAGAACGAGAACACACGGTATAGTGCTCGTTGACAAGGAAGAAGGAGCTAAGTATATCAGAGAAAGGTTGAACGGAACAAAATACCCATCGGAAGAAGAGGACGCAAGATTGAAAGATGAACATGATGTTCGTGAAAAAGAGAATTATGAGAAGCAATTGCAAGAATAcgaagaaggtgaagatAAGGACTCTTTGCCAGAGCCTGCTCTTCCAAAGGAATATTCCGTGGAGCGAAAGCTGTTATATGTTGATTTCATCCCTGTGAAGGCCATAAACCAATGGATTtatgaagaagacaaagGTCCAAGAAACGGTAAATGGAAAATTGGATATGAGAATAAAGGCGACGATATATTAGCGACCCACGCATTACTATCTGGTGATTTCATGCCACGCTACAACCAAAGACACCATCATCCAAAGTTTGGCAGAGGACGTGGTGGTGGCTACAGAGGTGGATACGGAGGCCCAGTTTATAATAGAAGAGGACTGGGTGGTTATGGTTATAATGGGTCTGGGCCAAAACCATACGGCGTTTATCCTCCAAGAAATGGTTACGATGGCCAACCAAGAAGAGGCGGTTATCGTGGTCGTAGGGGAGGAtattatccaaataatGGTGAAAGAAGTAGTTATGTGCCGGGAGACTCGAATAGAGAAGAACGTGGTAGATATTCACGTACTGATTCATACCAACCAAGGTCTGAATATAGAGAAAGGTCCTGGGAAGGTTCGGCAAGAACCAGATCCAGGTCACCTT